From Vitis vinifera cultivar Pinot Noir 40024 chromosome 3, ASM3070453v1, the proteins below share one genomic window:
- the LOC100252102 gene encoding scopoletin glucosyltransferase, with product MGNETDQLHVLFFPFMALGHMIPTIDMAKLFSARGVRATIITTPLNAPVVSKTMERGHYLGAQIGLRVIQFPSVQAGLPQGLENLDQDASPEIRLKFFLAMSLFQQPLEQLLQEYRPHGLVADAFFPWALDVASKFGIPRLAFQGTGFFAMCALQSLTAHKPYKGVGSDTEPFLLPDLPDEIKLTRLQISNDLTLGLENDFTRFFKEARESEERSYGTIVNTFYELEPAYAEHWRKVLGRKAWHIGPVSLCNRDAQDKTQRGKAASIDEDECLKWLNSKYPDSVIYVCFGSVSKFPAAQLLEIAMGLEASGQQFIWVVRKNKDEGDEEEWLPQGYEKRMEGKGLIIRGWAPQTLILDHEAVGGFVTHCGWNSTLEGVSAGVPMVTWPVFADQFYNEKLLTDVLKIGIGVGAQRWVPFVGDFVKQDAIEKAVKAVMAGEKAEELRSRAKSLGGMARRAIEKGGSSYTDMDALIEELKLYHAQI from the coding sequence ATGGGCAACGAAACTGATCAGCTTCACGTCCTCTTCTTTCCATTCATGGCTCTTGGCCACATGATTCCAACCATAGACATGGCAAAGCTCTTCTCCGCGCGGGGCGTCAGAGCTACCATTATCACCACCCCTCTTAATGCACCAGTCGTATCCAAAACCATGGAAAGAGGTCATTACCTGGGGGCTCAAATAGGACTCCGAGTCATCCAATTTCCATCTGTCCAGGCTGGCCTTCCACAAGGCCTCGAGAATCTTGATCAGGACGCTTCTCCGGAAATTCGTCTTAAATTCTTCCTGGCTATGTCTTTGTTTCAGCAACCCCTGGAGCAGCTTCTTCAAGAATACCGCCCGCATGGCCTTGTTGCCGACGCCTTCTTCCCTTGGGCGTTAGATGTTGCATCTAAATTCGGTATTCCAAGGCTGGCTTTTCAAGGAACTGGCTTCTTTGCCATGTGTGCTCTTCAAAGTTTGACGGCACACAAGCCTTACAAGGGTGTGGGGTCAGACACTGAGCCCTTCCTGCTACCTGACCTTCCGGATGAAATCAAACTGACGAGGCTGCAAATTTCGAATGATTTGACATTGGGGCTCGAGAATGACTTCACCAGGTTCTTCAAGGAAGCTCGAGAATCAGAGGAGAGAAGCTATGGAACCATTGTCAACACCTTCTATGAACTTGAGCCCGCTTATGCTGAGCATTGGAGGAAGGTTTTGGGAAGGAAGGCGTGGCACATAGGCCCGGTTTCACTATGCAATAGAGACGCCCAAGATAAAACTCAGCGGGGAAAGGCAGCCTCTATTGATGAGGATGAGTGCTTGAAGTGGCTCAATTCAAAGTATCCCGACTCAGTGATATACGTATGTTTTGGGAGTGTGTCGAAGTTCCCAGCCGCCCAGTTGCTAGAGATAGCCATGGGTCTGGAAGCATCTGGGCAACAATTCATCTGGGTTGTGAGGAAGAACAAGGATGAAGGAGATGAGGAAGAGTGGCTGCCCCAAGGGTATGAGAAGAGAATGGAAGGGAAGGGCCTGATCATAAGAGGGTGGGCACCCCAAACGCTCATTCTGGATCATGAAGCAGTGGGAGGATTTGTGACACACTGTGGCTGGAATTCAACGCTGGAAGGCGTGTCTGCAGGGGTGCCAATGGTGACATGGCCTGTGTTCGCCGACCAATTCTACAACGAAAAGCTCTTGACTGATGTTTTGAAGATAGGCATTGGTGTTGGCGCTCAGCGATGGGTCCCATTTGTGGGTGATTTTGTGAAACAGGATGCTATAGAGAAGGCAGTGAAGGCAGTCATGGCGGGAGAAAAGGCCGAGGAACTCAGAAGCCGGGCCAAGTCGCTTGGAGGAATGGCAAGGAGGGCTATTGAAAAAGGAGGATCATCATATACTGACATGGATGCTTTGATAGAGGAATTGAAGTTGTACCACGCTCAAATATAG
- the LOC100267469 gene encoding protein IRX15-LIKE: MKSNGNTKLIVLHPSIHKQGGASHRLWLLFFVCFFTLAFVLTLINTAVPTPTTAASAASAHFPLPHSAMEALLHYAAASNITGHMTAAEMASIAGVLRRCSSPCNFLIFGLTHETLLWKALNSNGRTIFLDESEFYIAKFEEKHPDIEAYDVQYTTKVSEMSELIRSAKEQLRNECRPVQNLLFSDCKLGINDLPNHLYQVDWDVILVDGPRGYFPAAPGRMSAIFTAGVLARSKKGGSAKTHVFVHDMNRDVERICSNEFLCKENLVETTDLLGHFVVETMKPNSFRFCRNPTKSSSPSSSSS, encoded by the coding sequence ATGAAGAGTAATGGCAACACAAAGCTAATAGTCCTCCACCCTTCGATTCACAAGCAGGGAGGCGCTTCACATCGTCTATGGCTTCTCTTTTTTGTCTGCTTCTTCACGTTGGCTTTCGTTCTCACTCTCATCAACACCGCCGTGCCCACCCCCACTACAGCCGCCTCCGCGGCGTCTGCCCATTTCCCTCTACCCCACTCCGCCATGGAAGCGCTCCTCCACTATGCCGCCGCGTCGAACATCACCGGCCACATGACCGCCGCTGAGATGGCCTCCATCGCCGGCGTGCTCCGGCGCTGCTCATCGCCGTGCAACTTCCTGATATTCGGGCTGACCCACGAGACCCTGCTCTGGAAAGCTTTGAACAGCAACGGCCGCACCATCTTCCTTGATGAGAGCGAGTTCTACATCGCCAAGTTCGAAGAGAAACACCCAGATATAGAGGCGTACGATGTGCAGTACACAACCAAGGTCAGCGAAATGTCGGAACTGATTCGGTCGGCGAAGGAGCAGCTCCGGAACGAGTGCAGACCTGTGCAGAACCTCCTCTTCTCCGACTGCAAACTCGGCATCAACGACCTCCCGAATCATCTCTACCAAGTAGATTGGGATGTGATCCTCGTGGACGGCCCTCGTGGGTACTTTCCAGCGGCGCCGGGGAGGATGTCGGCAATATTTACTGCCGGAGTTCTAGCGAGAAGCAAGAAGGGCGGCTCTGCCAAGACCCATGTGTTTGTACACGACATGAATAGGGATGTGGAGAGGATTTGCAGCAATGAGTTTCTGTGTAAAGAGAACTTGGTCGAGACCACGGATTTGCTGGGGCATTTTGTAGTGGAAACCATGAAACCCAATAGCTTTCGCTTCTGTAGAAACCCCACAAAATCATCGTcaccatcatcttcatcatcataa
- the LOC100246963 gene encoding uncharacterized protein At4g06744, with translation MAILASSSLNRLIRILLLHLPWFLCVICQRTRHGTPPPSFVFPPPPPPPSPPPPSPPPPSPLPSEPPVVPPVAPPVIFPDLRLATVFPVIQKFKASITSDPLGITSTWVGGDICKYKGFYCDNPPDNSTSLALAGIDFNGFQLAAPSLDGFIDALPDLAIFHANTNFFSGNITPKIAKLPYFYELDLSNNKFSGEFPPTVLAIPGLSFLDIRYNSFSGSVPPQVFVQNLDVLFINNNNFNQKIPDDFGNTPARYITFANNKFTGLIPRSIGNSSSTLTEILFLNNFLFGCLPIEIGSLKELTVFDVGHNLLTGLLPCSLGCLHNAEQLNFAGNFFYGRVPEELCALKNLQNLTLSDNYFTKIGPNCRDLIPTGKIDLRNNCIRNLPDQRPRSDCLAFFLKPKFICPNMVLYENNTCDDGQLQSTHMRSRKPNIPKVTYSALVKHR, from the coding sequence ATGGCAATCCTCGCCTCCTCATCTCTCAATCGTCTAATCCGAATTCTGCTACTCCACCTACCATGGTTCCTCTGTGTAATCTGCCAGAGAACAAGACATGGAACCCCACCACCATCATTCGTATTTCCTCCTCCACCACCGCCTCCTTCGCCACCGCCTCCTTCACCACCGCCACCTTCACCATTACCTTCAGAACCACCAGTAGTACCACCAGTAGCACCACCAGTAATCTTCCCGGACCTGCGCCTCGCCACCGTTTTCCCCGTGATCCAAAAGTTCAAGGCCAGCATCACCTCCGACCCTCTTGGAATCACCTCTACATGGGTCGGTGGAGACATCTGCAAATACAAGGGCTTCTACTGCGACAACCCACCAGATAACTCCACCTCCCTGGCACTTGCCGGCATCGATTTCAATGGCTTCCAGCTGGCTGCACCTAGCCTGGATGGCTTCATTGATGCCCTTCCTGATCTAGCAATCTTCCATGCAAACACCAACTTCTTCAGCGGCAACATCACCCCCAAAATCGCCAAGCTGCCATACTTCTACGAGCTGGACCTCAGTAACAACAAGTTCTCCGGCGAGTTCCCTCCGACGGTGCTCGCCATCCCCGGCTTATCCTTCTTGGACATTCGTTATAACTCGTTTTCCGGGTCTGTCCCACCTCAGGTTTTCGTACAGAATCTCGATGTCCTCTTCATCAACAACAATAACTTCAACCAGAAAATCCCTGATGACTTCGGAAACACTCCGGCAAGGTACATAACGTTCGCAAACAACAAGTTCACCGGTCTGATACCGCGCAGCATCGGAAACTCTTCATCGACATTGACTGAAATCCTTTTTCTCAATAACTTCTTATTTGGGTGTCTTCCAATTGAAATAGGCTCTCTGAAAGAGCTGACAGTTTTCGACGTGGGCCATAACTTACTGACGGGCCTTTTGCCGTGCTCGCTGGGGTGTTTACATAACGCGGAGCAGCTCAACTTCGCCGGAAACTTTTTCTACGGTAGAGTGCCTGAAGAGTTGTGTGCATTGAAAAACCTTCAGAATTTGACTTTGTCGGATAATTATTTTACGAAAATAGGGCCAAACTGCAGAGATCTGATACCAACTGGGAAAATTGATCTGAGGAACAATTGCATTCGTAATCTTCCTGATCAGAGACCAAGATCTGATTGTCTGGCCTTCTTTTTGAAACCCAAGTTTATTTGCCCGAATATGGTCTTGTATGAAAATAATACTTGTGATGATGGTCAATTGCAATCAACTCATATGAGGTCCAGGAAACCGAATATTCCAAAGGTTACTTACTCTGCGCTTGTGAAGCATCGTTAG
- the LOC100248565 gene encoding abscisate beta-glucosyltransferase translates to MRHVMRLLFKPHRPRNLSNPIRFATMASDAGKVEMLFFPYVGGGHLIPMVDLARVFASRGAKSTIITAPDNALLIHKAILRDQKLGHDINLHTLESPSAPVSFGDMSAPPFTDTTVLREPLRQLLIQRPPDCVVTDMFHRWVADDVHELGIRIIVFNGSGCFPRCGEDSLRRYSPHEKVGSESEVFVLPGLPDRIELTRSQVPHFDRTPNKRPKMMNWEAKTYGSVVNSFYELEPAYVDYFRNQMGKKAWLVGPVCLCNKNIEDKAGRGQEASIDEQACLNWLDSKQPNSVLYVSFGSLARLPPRQLLEIACALEASGRPFIWVVGKVFQTVAGEEENWLPSGYEERMVESKMGLIIRGWAPQLLILEHAAIGGFVTHCGWNSTLEAVCAGVPMITWPLTAEQFLNEKLVTDVLRVGVRVGSMDWRSWKDEPTEVVGREKMQTAVERLMGGGEEAVEMRSRGREVAGKAKRAVEEGGSSYTDAIAVIEELKACRKDGKF, encoded by the coding sequence ATGCGACACGTCATGAGACTTCTATTTAAGCCCCACAGGCCCAGGAACCTTTCAAACCCAATCCGCTTTGCAACCATGGCGTCCGATGCCGGGAAAGTTGAGATGCTGTTTTTCCCATACGTCGGTGGCGGCCACCTCATCCCTATGGTCGACCTCGCCAGAGTATTCGCTTCTCGGGGAGCTAAATCCACCATCATCACTGCTCCAGATAATGCCCTGCTCATCCACAAAGCCATTCTTCGTGATCAGAAACTTGGCCACGACATCAACCTCCACACCCTCGAGTCACCTTCGGCTCCCGTCTCCTTCGGCGACATGTCCGCGCCGCCGTTCACCGACACCACGGTGCTCCGGGAGCCGCTCCGTCAACTGCTCATCCAACGGCCACCCGACTGTGTCGTCACTGACATGTTCCACCGTTGGGTAGCCGACGATGTCCACGAGTTGGGCATCCGGATCATCGTCTTCAACGGCAGCGGTTGCTTCCCTCGATGTGGAGAAGACAGCCTTCGACGCTATTCGCCCCATGAGAAGGTGGGTTCGGAATCGGAGGTCTTTGTTCTGCCGGGTCTTCCTGATAGGATCGAATTGACGAGGTCTCAGGTTCCACACTTTGATCGAACACCCAACAAGCGCCCGAAGATGATGAACTGGGAAGCCAAGACTTATGGGTCGGTTGTCAACAGCTTCTACGAGCTGGAGCCTGCTTATGTAGACTATTTCAGGAACCAAATGGGGAAGAAGGCGTGGCTCGTCGGACCGGTTTGTCTCTGCAACAAAAATATTGAAGATAAAGCTGGGAGAGGCCAAGAGGCCTCCATTGATGAGCAGGCCTGTTTGAACTGGCTCGATTCGAAACAGCCTAACTCCGTTCTGTATGTTAGTTTCGGGAGTTTGGCTCGTCTCCCCCCTCGACAACTTCTAGAGATCGCCTGCGCTCTTGAGGCGTCCGGCCGGCCCTTCATATGGGTGGTGGGGAAAGTTTTCCAAACCGTCgcaggagaagaagaaaattggCTTCCTTCGGGATATGAGGAGAGAATGGTGGAATCGAAGATGGGTTTAATAATAAGGGGATGGGCGCCCCAATTGCTGATTCTAGAACACGCCGCCATCGGAGGATTCGTGACTCACTGTGGGTGGAATTCCACGCTGGAGGCAGTGTGCGCCGGGGTTCCGATGATAACGTGGCCGCTGACGGCAGAGCAATTCTTGAATGAGAAGCTGGTGACGGATGTATTGAGGGTTGGGGTTAGGGTGGGGAGCATGGACTGGAGGTCGTGGAAAGATGAGCCAACGGAGGTGGTGGGAAGGGAGAAGATGCAGACGGCGGTGGAGAGGTTGATGGGCGGCGGAGAAGAGGCGGTGGAGATGAGAAGCCGAGGGAGAGAGGTGGCGGGGAAGGCAAAGAGGGCTGTTGAAGAGGGCGGGTCATCGTACACAGATGCCATCGCTGTGATTGAGGAGCTTAAGGCTTGCCGGAAAGATGGAAAATTTTGA